From a region of the Solanum stenotomum isolate F172 chromosome 2, ASM1918654v1, whole genome shotgun sequence genome:
- the LOC125857145 gene encoding putative cyclin-A3-1, whose protein sequence is MADSENCGRVTRLAKKRAAEGMAPQEQRRSSKKRVVLGEIQNFSIVGLKQIKGLESKIQKLKSKKKVKRVVTCKTVDEKEVSAIDDDVDDPQMCTTYVSDIYDYLRKMEIDEKRRPLPDYLEKVQKDVSAAMRGILVDWLVEVSEEYKLLSDTLYLTVSYLDRFLSTNVITRQKLQLLGVSSMLIAAKYEEISPPHVEDFCYITDNTYTKEEVVKMETDVLNSLQFEMGNPTVKTFLRRFTGIAQEEYKTPNLQLEFLGYYLSELSIMDYSCVKFLPSLVAASVMFLSRFTLQPNAHPWSAALQRYSGYKASDLKECVLILHDLQLSRRGGSLVAVRDKYKQHKFKCVSTLTSLVEIPASFFEDTRQL, encoded by the exons ATGGCGGATTCAGAAAATTGTGGTAGAGTTACGCGTTTAGCAAAGAAAAGGGCAGCAGAGGGTATGGCTCCACAAGAACAACGAAGGTCGAGTAAGAAGAGGGTTGTTTTGGGTGAGATTCAGAATTTTTCTATTGTGGGTTTGAAACAGATTAAGGGTTTAGAGAGTAAAATTCAGAAACTCAAATCTAAGAAGAAGGTGAAAAGGGTTGTGACTTGTAAGACTGTTGATGAGAAAGAAGTGAGTGCtattgatgatgatgttgatgacCCTCAGATGTGTACAACTTATGTTTCTGATATATATGATTACCTTCGTAAAATGGAG ATTGATGAAAAGAGGAGACCTTTGCCTGATTACTTAGAGAAAGTTCAAAAGGATGTGAGTGCAGCCATGAGAGGAATATTGGTTGATTGGCTGGTGGAAGTTTCAGAGGAATACAAGCTACTTTCAGACACATTATACCTTACTGTTTCCTACCTCGACCGATTCTTATCCACAAATGTCATCACCAGGCAAAAACTTCAGCTTTTAGGTGTTTCCTCGATGCTTATTGCTGC GAAGTATGAGGAGATTAGTCCACCACATGTTGAAGATTTTTGTTACATTACGGACAATACATATACGAAGGAAGAGGTTGTGAAGATGGAGACTGATGTGCTAAACTCGCTCCAATTTGAGATGGGGAATCCCACTGTGAAAACATTTCTCAGAAGATTTACCGGGATTGCTCAAGAAGAATATAAAACCCCCAATTTGCAGTTGGAGTTCTTGGGCTATTACCTATCAGAGTTAAGCATAATGGATTATAGCTGTGTGAAATTCTTACCTTCTTTGGTGGCTGCTTCTGTTATGTTCCTTTCAAGGTTTACACTACAACCAAATGCACATCCATGGAGTGCAGCTCTTCAACGATATTCGGGATATAAAGCATCAGACTTGAAAGAATGTGTTCTTATCCTACACGACTTGCAATTAAGTAGACGTGGTGGTTCTTTGGTTGCTGTGAGGGACAAATATAAGCAACATAAG TTCAAATGTGTGTCAACGTTGACCTCCCTCGTGGAAATACCAGCTTCATTCTTTGAAGATACAAGACAGTTATGA